Proteins found in one Zea mays cultivar B73 chromosome 1, Zm-B73-REFERENCE-NAM-5.0, whole genome shotgun sequence genomic segment:
- the LOC100216600 gene encoding ABC transporter G family member 22 isoform X1: MESTMEKPAVMDAARGGGGVGRAKSDHLAPSLSLSRTASAETVLGTAADAAKPAGFGRKRRSASVGGGNNNSHIRKSRSAQLKLDVEDLVSSGAALSRASSASLGFSFTFTGFTPPLQHMCSADPPSFSDDENPVDIEAGTRRKKLVTEPTLPIYLKFAEVKYRVAGKGSPREILGGISGSASPGEVLALMGPSGSGKTTLLSILGGRAAAGGAVDGCISYNDEPFSKSLKRRIGFVTQDDVLFAHLTVKETLTYAALLRLPRTMTQQQKKERAMDIIHELGLERCQDTMIGGSFVRGVSGGERKRVCIGNEILINPSLLFLDEPTSGLDSTTALRIVQLLHDIAEDGKTVITTIHQPSSRLFHKFDKLILLGKGSLLYFGKASEAMPYFQSIGCAPLIAMNPAEFLLDLANGNTTDVSVPSELDDKVHMENHNLENNNSKIDYRPSAQDVHEYLVDAYETRVAFKEKKKLLAPLPISDDLKATITSSKREWGTSWWQQYSILFCRGIKERRHDYLSWMRITQVIATSVILGLLWWHSDPSTLKGLEDQAGLLFFIAVFWGFFPVFTAIFTFPQERAMLNKERAVDMYKLSAYFLARTTSDLPLDLFLPIIFMVIVYFMAGLKATATHFFLSMLTVFLSIIAAQGLGLAIGATLLDIKKATTLASVTVMTFMLAGGFFVKSVPPFISWLRYLSFNYHTYRLLLKVQYDPVPDILTTTRHMDSGGTEVAALVAMVIGYRVLAYLSLRRAKALGS; encoded by the exons ATGGAGTCGACAATGGAGAAGCCGGCGGTGATGGACGCGGCGCGCGGCGGCGGAGGGGTCGGGCGGGCCAAGTCGGACCACCTGGCGCCGTCGCTGTCGCTGAGCCGGACGGCGTCGGCGGAGACGGTGCTGGGCACGGCGGCGGACGCGGCCAAGCCCGCCGGGTTCGGGAGGAAGCGGCGCTCCGCGTCGGTCGGCGGCGGCAACAACAACAGCCACATCCGCAAGTCCCGGAGCGCGCAGCTGAAGCTGGACGTGGAGGACCTCGTCAGCAGCGGCGCCGCGCTCAGCCGCGCCTCCAGCGCCAGCCTCGGCTTCTCCTTCACCTTCACCGGCTTCACCCCGCCGCTCCAGCACATGTGCTCCGCCGACCCGCCTTCATTCAGCGACGACGAGAACC CAGTGGACATCGAAGCCGGCACACGGCGCAAGAAACTGGTGACCGAGCCGACCCTGCCGATATACCTCAAG TTTGCGGAGGTGAAGTACAGGGTGGCGGGGAAGGGCTCGCCGCGGGAGATACTGGGAGGGATATCCGGGTCGGCGTCCCCCGGCGAGGTGCTGGCGCTGATGGGCCCGTCCGGCAGCGGCAAGACGACGCTGCTGAGCATCCTGGGCGGGAGGGCCGCCGCCGGCGGCGCCGTCGACGGCTGCATCTCCTACAACGACGAGCCCTTCAGCAAGTCCCTCAAGCGCAG GATAGGATTTGTGACTCAAGATGATGTTCTCTTTGCCCATCTTACTGTGAAGGAGACATTGACTTACGCGGCACTACTCCGTCTCCCAAGAACAATGACACAGCAACAAAAGAAAGAGCGAGCGATGGACATCATACATGAGCTTGGCCTTGAAAG GTGCCAGGACACAATGATTGGAGGATCGTTTGTACGTGGGGTTTCAGGGGGTGAAAGGAAAAGAGTTTGCATTGGAAATGAGATTTTAATCAATCCATCTTTACTGTTTCTGGATGAGCCAACATCTGGGCTGGATTCAACTACAGCTCTAAGGATCGTTCAGCTTCTCCATGACATAGCTGAG GATGGGAAGACGGTAATCACCACAATTCACCAACCATCTAGCAGGCTGTTTCATAAGTTTGACAAGCTTATTCTCCTGGGCAAAGGAAGTTTGCTATACTTTGGGAAGGCATCTGAAGCCATGCCATACTTCCAGTCCATTGGATGCGCCCCACTTATTGCAATGAACCCTGCAGAGTTTCTACTGGATCTCGCCAATGGCAACACTACCGATGTCTCAGTCCCTTCAGAATTAGATGACAAGGTGCATATGGAAAATCACAATTTGGAGAACAATAATTCCAAGATTGACTACAGGCCAtcagcacaagatgttcatgag TATTTGGTAGATGCCTATGAGACTCGAGTGGCTTTTAAGGAGAAGAAGAAGCTTCTAGCACCACTGCCTATCAGTGATGATCTGAAGGCAACTATAACATCATCGAAGCGAGAGTGGGGCACATCCTGGTGGCAGCAATATTCCATCCTCTTTTGTAGAGGGATCAAGGAACGACGACATGATTACCTGAGTTGGATGAGAATCACCCAGGTCATAGCTACATCGGTTATCTTAGGTTTACTGTGGTGGCACTCTGATCCCAGCACACTAAAAGGTCTAGAGGATCAG GCTGGCCTGCTGTTTTTCATCGCTGTGTTTTGGGGCTTCTTTCCAGTGTTTACTGCAATCTTTACATTCCCTCAAGAGAGGGCAATGCTGAACAAAGAGCGCGCAGTCGACATGTACAAGCTCAGTGCATACTTCTTGGCCAGGACGACGAGTGATCTACCACTTGACCTTTTCCTCCCAATCATATTCATGGTGATCGTGTACTTCATGGCAGGCCTCAAAGCAACTGCCACACATTTCTTTCTCAGCATGTTGACCGTCTTTCTCAGCATAATTGCTGCTCAG GGACTCGGATTGGCAATTGGAGCTACTCTGTTGGACATCAAGAAGGCGACAACTCTAGCTTCAGTTACAGTCATGACATTCATGCTAGCAGGAGGCTTCTTTGTAAAG AGCGTTCCACCATTCATCTCCTGGCTGCGCTACCTGTCCTTCAACTACCACACGTACAGGCTCCTGCTGAAGGTGCAGTACGACCCCGTGCCGGACATCCTGACCACCACGAGGCACATGGACAGCGGTGGCACCGAGgtggcagctctcgtcgccatggTCATCGGGTACCGGGTGCTGGCCTACCTGTCCCTGAGAAGGGCGAAGGCCCTGGGCAGCTAG
- the LOC100216600 gene encoding ABC transporter G family member 22 isoform X2 gives MESTMEKPAVMDAARGGGGVGRAKSDHLAPSLSLSRTASAETVLGTAADAAKPAGFGRKRRSASVGGGNNNSHIRKSRSAQLKLDVEDLVSSGAALSRASSASLGFSFTFTGFTPPLQHMCSADPPSFSDDENLDIEAGTRRKKLVTEPTLPIYLKFAEVKYRVAGKGSPREILGGISGSASPGEVLALMGPSGSGKTTLLSILGGRAAAGGAVDGCISYNDEPFSKSLKRRIGFVTQDDVLFAHLTVKETLTYAALLRLPRTMTQQQKKERAMDIIHELGLERCQDTMIGGSFVRGVSGGERKRVCIGNEILINPSLLFLDEPTSGLDSTTALRIVQLLHDIAEDGKTVITTIHQPSSRLFHKFDKLILLGKGSLLYFGKASEAMPYFQSIGCAPLIAMNPAEFLLDLANGNTTDVSVPSELDDKVHMENHNLENNNSKIDYRPSAQDVHEYLVDAYETRVAFKEKKKLLAPLPISDDLKATITSSKREWGTSWWQQYSILFCRGIKERRHDYLSWMRITQVIATSVILGLLWWHSDPSTLKGLEDQAGLLFFIAVFWGFFPVFTAIFTFPQERAMLNKERAVDMYKLSAYFLARTTSDLPLDLFLPIIFMVIVYFMAGLKATATHFFLSMLTVFLSIIAAQGLGLAIGATLLDIKKATTLASVTVMTFMLAGGFFVKSVPPFISWLRYLSFNYHTYRLLLKVQYDPVPDILTTTRHMDSGGTEVAALVAMVIGYRVLAYLSLRRAKALGS, from the exons ATGGAGTCGACAATGGAGAAGCCGGCGGTGATGGACGCGGCGCGCGGCGGCGGAGGGGTCGGGCGGGCCAAGTCGGACCACCTGGCGCCGTCGCTGTCGCTGAGCCGGACGGCGTCGGCGGAGACGGTGCTGGGCACGGCGGCGGACGCGGCCAAGCCCGCCGGGTTCGGGAGGAAGCGGCGCTCCGCGTCGGTCGGCGGCGGCAACAACAACAGCCACATCCGCAAGTCCCGGAGCGCGCAGCTGAAGCTGGACGTGGAGGACCTCGTCAGCAGCGGCGCCGCGCTCAGCCGCGCCTCCAGCGCCAGCCTCGGCTTCTCCTTCACCTTCACCGGCTTCACCCCGCCGCTCCAGCACATGTGCTCCGCCGACCCGCCTTCATTCAGCGACGACGAGAACC TGGACATCGAAGCCGGCACACGGCGCAAGAAACTGGTGACCGAGCCGACCCTGCCGATATACCTCAAG TTTGCGGAGGTGAAGTACAGGGTGGCGGGGAAGGGCTCGCCGCGGGAGATACTGGGAGGGATATCCGGGTCGGCGTCCCCCGGCGAGGTGCTGGCGCTGATGGGCCCGTCCGGCAGCGGCAAGACGACGCTGCTGAGCATCCTGGGCGGGAGGGCCGCCGCCGGCGGCGCCGTCGACGGCTGCATCTCCTACAACGACGAGCCCTTCAGCAAGTCCCTCAAGCGCAG GATAGGATTTGTGACTCAAGATGATGTTCTCTTTGCCCATCTTACTGTGAAGGAGACATTGACTTACGCGGCACTACTCCGTCTCCCAAGAACAATGACACAGCAACAAAAGAAAGAGCGAGCGATGGACATCATACATGAGCTTGGCCTTGAAAG GTGCCAGGACACAATGATTGGAGGATCGTTTGTACGTGGGGTTTCAGGGGGTGAAAGGAAAAGAGTTTGCATTGGAAATGAGATTTTAATCAATCCATCTTTACTGTTTCTGGATGAGCCAACATCTGGGCTGGATTCAACTACAGCTCTAAGGATCGTTCAGCTTCTCCATGACATAGCTGAG GATGGGAAGACGGTAATCACCACAATTCACCAACCATCTAGCAGGCTGTTTCATAAGTTTGACAAGCTTATTCTCCTGGGCAAAGGAAGTTTGCTATACTTTGGGAAGGCATCTGAAGCCATGCCATACTTCCAGTCCATTGGATGCGCCCCACTTATTGCAATGAACCCTGCAGAGTTTCTACTGGATCTCGCCAATGGCAACACTACCGATGTCTCAGTCCCTTCAGAATTAGATGACAAGGTGCATATGGAAAATCACAATTTGGAGAACAATAATTCCAAGATTGACTACAGGCCAtcagcacaagatgttcatgag TATTTGGTAGATGCCTATGAGACTCGAGTGGCTTTTAAGGAGAAGAAGAAGCTTCTAGCACCACTGCCTATCAGTGATGATCTGAAGGCAACTATAACATCATCGAAGCGAGAGTGGGGCACATCCTGGTGGCAGCAATATTCCATCCTCTTTTGTAGAGGGATCAAGGAACGACGACATGATTACCTGAGTTGGATGAGAATCACCCAGGTCATAGCTACATCGGTTATCTTAGGTTTACTGTGGTGGCACTCTGATCCCAGCACACTAAAAGGTCTAGAGGATCAG GCTGGCCTGCTGTTTTTCATCGCTGTGTTTTGGGGCTTCTTTCCAGTGTTTACTGCAATCTTTACATTCCCTCAAGAGAGGGCAATGCTGAACAAAGAGCGCGCAGTCGACATGTACAAGCTCAGTGCATACTTCTTGGCCAGGACGACGAGTGATCTACCACTTGACCTTTTCCTCCCAATCATATTCATGGTGATCGTGTACTTCATGGCAGGCCTCAAAGCAACTGCCACACATTTCTTTCTCAGCATGTTGACCGTCTTTCTCAGCATAATTGCTGCTCAG GGACTCGGATTGGCAATTGGAGCTACTCTGTTGGACATCAAGAAGGCGACAACTCTAGCTTCAGTTACAGTCATGACATTCATGCTAGCAGGAGGCTTCTTTGTAAAG AGCGTTCCACCATTCATCTCCTGGCTGCGCTACCTGTCCTTCAACTACCACACGTACAGGCTCCTGCTGAAGGTGCAGTACGACCCCGTGCCGGACATCCTGACCACCACGAGGCACATGGACAGCGGTGGCACCGAGgtggcagctctcgtcgccatggTCATCGGGTACCGGGTGCTGGCCTACCTGTCCCTGAGAAGGGCGAAGGCCCTGGGCAGCTAG